One stretch of Eretmochelys imbricata isolate rEreImb1 chromosome 1, rEreImb1.hap1, whole genome shotgun sequence DNA includes these proteins:
- the TAS2R41 gene encoding taste receptor type 2 member 41, producing MFAGIATGWFVSCLSVFYCLKIASFTQRLFLQMKQRICGMVPQLLLGSLLLALLTSPGVGSIVVPLYPSGHSIIRILINPKLKQASVKILHHVKQHWSQQTY from the exons ATGTTTGCAGGCATTGCCACTGGTTGGTTTGTCAGCTGCCTCAGTGTTTTCTACTGCTTGAAGATCGCTAGTTTTACCCAACGCCTTTTCCTTCAAATGAAGCAGAGAATCTGTGGAATGGTTCCACAGCTGCTCCTGGGGTCACTGCTGCTCGCCTTGCTCACCT CACCTGGAGTAGGTTCCATTGTGGTTCCTTTGTATCCTTCAGGGCACTCCATTATCCGGATACTAATTAATCCTAAACTGAAGCAGGCATCGGTGAAGATTCTGCATCATGTCAAGCAGCACTGGAGTCAACAAACTTATTAA